CTCCTGGAACTTCGGCTGTTTGGCTCCAAGGCCAGGGGCGACTCTCGGCCGGACTCTGATCTCGACGTACTCGTGGTCGTCACCGGTGATCGCGTGGGGGCTGAAGACCTG
The window above is part of the Vicinamibacterales bacterium genome. Proteins encoded here:
- a CDS encoding nucleotidyltransferase domain-containing protein; its protein translation is MKHRPLSQREMEAVREFSTRIRAALGSNLLELRLFGSKARGDSRPDSDLDVLVVVTGDRVGAEDL